The Micromonospora sp. NBC_00421 DNA window CCGGCCGTCGGTGTCGGCGTACACCCCGGAGGGGAGGATGGGTTGGCCGTCGACGAGCAGCGGCCGGGTCCGCCCGTCCGGCCAGCGCAGCACGGCCACGGTGTTGGAGGTGCCCAGGTCGACCCCGAGGGCGTATCCGTCCTGCTGGCCTGCCATCCGTCGCTACCTCCGCCGGGACGAGGGGATGCCCGGTCCCGCATGGTACGTCTCCCGTGCCGCCCCCGACGCCGGCCGGTCCGGCCCCCGTGTCCGCCGGCCGGTCCGGCCCTGCCGTCGGTCAGTTCGGTCGTGCCGCCGGGCGTCGCTGTGGCCCGGTCAGCCCCGGCGGCCCGGTTCGCGGGGCGGGATCTCGTCGGCGTAGGAGCCGGGCGGCCCCGAGTAGCGCACCCCGTCGCGGTACGGCGAGGCGTTGGCGGTGCAGCCGTGCAGGCCCAGCGTCTGCTGCTGCATCACCGGCGCGGGGCGGCCCCGCCCCGGGCACCGCTCGTGGCCGTGGCCGAGCCGGTGCCCGACCTCGTGGTTGACCACGTACCGGCGGTAGGTCTCCAGGTTGGCGCCGTAGCCCGGCACCCCCTTCACCCAGCGGGCCACGTTGACCACCACCCGGTCGCCGTTGCGGCACGAGGTGTAGCCGTCCGCCGCGTCCCCGCACAGCTCGTCCCGAGTGCCCGGGGTGGCCAGGTGGACGGTGAAGTCGGCGGGCCGATCGGGTCCGACCCGCCGCAGCCGCAGCGTCCGGCCGGTGGTCCACCCCTGTGGGGCGGTCAACGTCGCGCTGACCTCGGCCGCGAACTCCGTCACCGGCAGCCCCCGGATGTCACGCTCCACGGCGACCCGGTACCGCAGCAGCCGGCCGGTCCCGCCCGGTGCCGCCGGCTCGCCGGGTGCGACCTGCCAGTGGTTGTTCCCGTCCGCCGGATAGCTGATCGCGGCCGGTCCGGAGGCGAGCGGCGTCGGCCCGGCCGACCGTCCGGCCCCGCCGGACGTGGCCGACGGGGTGGCCGGACCCGCCGCCCCCCGGCCGGTGCCACCCACCCGGTCGGTGGTGGCCGGGTCGGTGGTACCCCGGTCGGCGGTGGCCCGGTCGGCGGTGGCCCGGTCGGCGGTGGCCCGGTCGGCGGTGGCCCGGTCGGCGGTGGCCCGGTCGGCGGTGGCCGGTGCCCCGCAGCCGGGCAACCACCCCGCCACCAGCAGCGCCAACGCCGATCGACCGATCAGCCCACGGCCCACGCGGGCGGTACCCTTCGTCGCCATGCTGCTCCCTCCGCACACCGCCGGTCGGCGATGGGCAGCGGGAAGGACGGGCGGCCCGACGGAACAGTTGATCCGGTCCGGACTCAACCTTTCGGCCGCCCGGCCCGTCGTGTCCGTCGTGGGATGCGGGAAGAGTGGGCATGGCCCGGGGTGACGCCGAGTTCGTGGAGTTCGCCCGGTCGGCCTCCGGGCGGTTGACGCACGCCGCCTTCCTGATGACCGGCGACCACCACCAGGCCGAGGACGCCGCGCAGACCGCGCTGGTCCGCACGTACGCGTCCTGGTCCCGGATCCGCGACGAGGACGCCTACGGGTACGCCCGGACCGTCCTGGTCAACCACCTGGTCGACGGGTGGCGGCGGCCGATCCGGGAGTACCCCACCGACGAGCTGCCCGAGCAGCGGCGCGGTGACGTCGCCGACGACGTGGCCACCCGCCGCTGGCTGCTCGACATCCTCGGCGCGCTCAGCCCCCGCGAGCGGGCCATCGTCGTGCTCCGCTACTACTTCGACCTTCCGGAGGCACAGGTGGCCCGTGAACTGGGCGTATCGCTCGGCACGGTGAAGAGCACCAGTTCCCGGGCGTTGCAGAAGCTGCGCGCCAGCGGAACCCCGGAAATCCACGGGAGCCGCCGATGAACGAGTTGGATCAGTTCCGCGAGGCGATGCGGGCGACCGAACGGCCGTACCACGACGACCTCGACCTGACCGTGATCATGCGGGACGGCCGGCGGCTGCGCCGACGTCGCCGGCTCGCCAGTGCCGGCGCGGCGGTGCTGGTCGGCGGGTTGCTGGCAGGCGGCATCGGGATCGGCGTGCGGTGGAGCGGGCCGCCGACGCCGGACCGGCCACCCGTGCCCGCCGCCACCGTCCCCGCCCCCACCGGGCGGCCGACGGACACGCTGCCGCCCACCCCTGCCCCGACCCGGTGGCAACCCCCCCGGCAGCCCCTCGGCGACGTGGTGGACAGCGGCATCCGGTACGGCAGCGAGCAGCGGGTGTTCTACGTCGTCGCCGTCGACCTGCCGAAGGTGCCCCGGGTACAGATCGGGCTGATGGCCGGCCGGCGCACCTCAGGCGGCGAGCTGACCGACGACATCCTGGTCAACGACGTGCAGGGCAGCGACCGGGGTCCGGGCTTCCACCAGATCGGCTACGACGACTCGACCCCCTCGCAGGACCGTCCGCCGGTGCCCACCTTCGGGTACTTCGTCGGCCCGGCGCACCGGATCGTCGGCACGGTGGACGGTCGACAGGTCGACGCCCGGCTGGCCCGCTGGAACACGGACCCGACCGTGGTGATCTTCTGGTTCAGCCCGGCCGACCTCGCCCCCGGCGTACGCCTCGACGGCATCGTCGCCCGCGACGCAGCCGGACGGCTGCTGTGAGGCCTGGTCGGCGAGGCAAACCACTGGCCTCAGGAGGGAACCCGGGCCATCATGCCCCACATGGCCGATGACGAGGAGTTGCCTCTCGCCGACGTTCTGGCGCTCCAGAAGCTGGCCTACCTGCGTCAGCGTTCACTGCGTAATCCGCGCTACCGGAATGCCGACCACGTCCGGCCCCACGTGAAGCCGGGTTATCTCCGCTGGAGCCGACCCTCGATCTTTGATCCGCATCCGGAGTCCGTGCAGCGCAGTCTGGCCGCCTTCGAGCGACTACTGGCCAAGCGCCACGACCCAGAGGCCGCCCACGCCTGGCAGCAAGTCCTCACTGCGGTGGACCGCTTGCTGGCCGAAGGCAGGTACCGGGCGGGGCACGGCATCCGGCCGAGACGATTCTGATCGGGCACTACCGTCGGACCGGTCCCACACACCGGTGGCTGGGCAACGGGTGTGGGTTCTGGTAGACGTGAGCGATGGGCCGAACCTATGTGCTGTTGTCGAGCCCGTTTCTCGGTCCGGTGGTGTGGGATCCGGTGGCCTCCGTGCTCCGGGCGGGCGGGCATGACGTCGTCGCGCCTTCGCTCCCACGGGACCCGCTGTCCACCCCCGGAGAGGTGCTGAGCGCACTGGAGGAATCCGTACCCGGGCGGGGCGAGTTGGTCCTGGTGCCGCACAGCAACGCCGGCCTGTACGTGCCCGCGCTCGTCGCGTCGCGTCCGGTGCGGGCAACCGTGTTCCTTGATGCCGTGCTGCCGCCACGGAGCGGTCGCCTACCGGTCGCACCGGCCGGGTTGGCCGCGATGCTCCGGGATCGGGTCGGTGCCGACGGCCTGCTGCCGTTGTGGAGCGAGTGGTGGTCGGAGGAGGATGTCGCCGCCCTGTATCCGGACCCGCAGACCCGGCAGCGGGTCGAGGCCGATCAGCGCCGGGTGCCCTGGGCCTATCTCACCGCCGAGGTGGAGGTCCCGGCCGGCTGGGCAACGAACCGGGCCGGGTACGTGGCCTTCGGGACCGCGTACGCCGACGAGCTTCGGGAGGCCGAGAACCGGGGATGGCCGGTTCGGATCCTGGACGGCCGCCATCTGCACATGTTGTGGGATCCGGCCGCTGTCGCTTCGACGTTGCTGGAGATCGCCGACCAGCTATCGCCACGGGAGTGAACGGCCACCGGACGGCCCGCAGGATCGCAGCACGGGAGGGGCGGCCGGCCCGAGATCAGCAGCACCCCTCTGAACTGGGCCGGAAGGTGTGGAGCGGGCGACGGGAATCGAACCCGCACCGTCAGTTTGGAAGACTGAAGCTCTGCCATTGAGCTACGCCCGCGCGCCCTGGCGCCCCAGGACACCCGCCACCCTACCCCCACCCCCCAGCATCCCCCCCAACCCCCACCCCCACCCGGGTGGGGGTCACCGGGGCAGGGGTGGGGATGCCCCGGGGGACCGGGGTGGGTGGGACGGCATACACTTCTTTGGCCACGGGGTGTGGCGCAGCTTGGTAGCGCACTCGCTTTGGGAGCGAGGGGCCGTGGGTTCAAATCCCGCCACCCCGACTGCGTGCGCATCCGGGCGACGCCCGAGGTGACGCCGATTCCGTCAGGTACGCCGGGCGCTGCCGGAGCAGCGTCCCGGCTCGCCTACACTCGATGCGCGCATTCATGCCCAGATCCAACCCGCCCAGACCCAAACTGAGATCCGTCAAGGAGTACGCCTGTGAAGAGCACCGTCGAGACTCTGAGCCCGACGCGCGTGCGGCTCGCCATCGAGGTGCCGTTCGTCGAGCTCGAGCCGAGCCTCAAGAAGGCGTACCGGGAGATCGGCCAGCAGGTCCAGGTCCCCGGCTTCCGTCGGGGCAAGATCCCGGCTGCCGTGATCGACCAGCGGGTGGGCCGGGGCACCGTGCTCAACGAGGCGGTGCAGGAGGCCATCCCGCAGAACATCCTCGCCGCGGTCCGCGAGCACGACCTCAAGACGCTCGGTCGTCCGGAGGTCGAGATCACCGAGTTCAACGATGGTGACTCGCTCAACTTCACCGCCGAGGTCGACGTCCGGCCGGAGCTGACCCTGCCGGACCCGGCCACCGTCGAGGTGACCGTCGACGAGCTCCAGATCGACGACACCGAGGTCGACGAGCAGGTCAAGAACCTGCGCGAGCGGTTCGCCACGCTGAAGACCGTCGAGCGGGCCGCCGCCGAGGGTGACTACGTGCAGATCGACCTGAACGCGACCGTCGACGGCGAGGACGTGCCGGGCGGTTCGGCGAGCAACATCTCGCACGAGGTCGGCAGCAAGCAGCTCCTGCCGGGTCTGGACGAGGCCCTGGTCGGTCTGGCCGCCGGTGACGACACCACCTTCACCACCCAGCTGGTGGGCGGCGACTTCGCCGGCCGCGACGCCGAGGTGGCGGTGACCGTCCGCACGGTCAAGGAGAAGGAGCTGCCCGAGCTGGACGACGACTTCGCCCAGATGGCCAGCGAGTTCGACACCATCGACGAGCTCCGCGCCGACCTGCGGGAGAAGGTCAGCCGGGGCAAGCGGGTCGAGCAGATCTACGCCGCCCGGGACAAGGCCCTGGAGCAGATGGTCGCCGCCGCCGAGGTACCGGCGCCGGAGGGCATCGTCCGCGAGGAGGTCGAGAGCCGCAAGCAGGCGATGGTCGACCAGCTGGAGCGGATCGGCGCCTCGATGGAGGAGTACCTCGCCGCCGAGGAGAAGACCGAGGAGCAGATCGACGCCGAGCTGGCCGAGGCGGCGACCGAGGGTGTCAAGATCCAGCTGCTGCTGGACAGCCTGGCCGACGCCGAGGACACCCAGGTCTCCGACGACGAGTTCGGGCACGAGATCGTCCACCGGGCGCAGCGCGCCGGGATGGCCCCCCAGCAGTACTACGACCAGCTGGTCCGCTCCGGCGCAGCCGGTGCCGTCTTCGGTGACGTGCGGCGCGGCAAGGCGCTCGCCTCCGTGATGGAGAAGATCAAGATCAAGGACTCGGCCGGCAACGAGGTCACCCTCGACGCGCTGCGGGCCGAGAGCGAGCAGGCGCACGACCACGAGCACTGACCGACCCGGTAGGCCGCCGTCCGCCCGTTGCGGCAGACGGCGGCCGAACCCCTTTCCGGGTACGTCCCGAGCAGCTGCGCTGAGAGCGAACAGTGCCGCGAGCGGGAGTCGATCACCCGGTCGAGCGGTTAATGTCGGGTACGACGGTACGGAGAGCGAAGGGCTGCCATGACCGACATGCACATCCCAGCGAAGCCGCTCCGGGCGATCGAAGCCCGAGGTGGGGACACCATTGGCAACCTCGACGACTCGGTCTACAACCGGTTGCTCAAGGAACGCATCATCTTCCTCGGCAGCGAGGTGAACGACCAGGTCGCCAACCGCATCTGCGCGCAGCTGCTGCTGCTCGCCGCGGAGGACCCGGACCGCGACATCTTCCTCTGGATCAACTCGCCGGGTGGCTCGGTCTACTCCGGCATGGCGATCTACGACACCATGCAGTACATCGACAACGACGTGTCGACCGTGGCGATGGGCATGGCCGCCTCGATGGGCCAGCTGCTCCTCTGCGCGGGCACCAAGGGCAAGCGGTACGCCCTGCCGCACGCGCGGATCATGATGCACCAGCCGTCCGGTGGCCTCGGTGGCACCGCGTCGGACATCGCGATCCAGGCGGAGCAGATGCTCTACACCAAGCGGATGTTCCAGGAGCGGGTCGCCC harbors:
- a CDS encoding ATP-dependent Clp protease proteolytic subunit, producing the protein MTDMHIPAKPLRAIEARGGDTIGNLDDSVYNRLLKERIIFLGSEVNDQVANRICAQLLLLAAEDPDRDIFLWINSPGGSVYSGMAIYDTMQYIDNDVSTVAMGMAASMGQLLLCAGTKGKRYALPHARIMMHQPSGGLGGTASDIAIQAEQMLYTKRMFQERVAHHTGQSQAQIEADSDRDRWFTAQEAMDYGFIDKVIIGATQVPDGAGTLS
- a CDS encoding SigE family RNA polymerase sigma factor; this translates as MARGDAEFVEFARSASGRLTHAAFLMTGDHHQAEDAAQTALVRTYASWSRIRDEDAYGYARTVLVNHLVDGWRRPIREYPTDELPEQRRGDVADDVATRRWLLDILGALSPRERAIVVLRYYFDLPEAQVARELGVSLGTVKSTSSRALQKLRASGTPEIHGSRR
- a CDS encoding DUF3152 domain-containing protein, which codes for MATKGTARVGRGLIGRSALALLVAGWLPGCGAPATADRATADRATADRATADRATADRATADRGTTDPATTDRVGGTGRGAAGPATPSATSGGAGRSAGPTPLASGPAAISYPADGNNHWQVAPGEPAAPGGTGRLLRYRVAVERDIRGLPVTEFAAEVSATLTAPQGWTTGRTLRLRRVGPDRPADFTVHLATPGTRDELCGDAADGYTSCRNGDRVVVNVARWVKGVPGYGANLETYRRYVVNHEVGHRLGHGHERCPGRGRPAPVMQQQTLGLHGCTANASPYRDGVRYSGPPGSYADEIPPREPGRRG
- the tig gene encoding trigger factor is translated as MKSTVETLSPTRVRLAIEVPFVELEPSLKKAYREIGQQVQVPGFRRGKIPAAVIDQRVGRGTVLNEAVQEAIPQNILAAVREHDLKTLGRPEVEITEFNDGDSLNFTAEVDVRPELTLPDPATVEVTVDELQIDDTEVDEQVKNLRERFATLKTVERAAAEGDYVQIDLNATVDGEDVPGGSASNISHEVGSKQLLPGLDEALVGLAAGDDTTFTTQLVGGDFAGRDAEVAVTVRTVKEKELPELDDDFAQMASEFDTIDELRADLREKVSRGKRVEQIYAARDKALEQMVAAAEVPAPEGIVREEVESRKQAMVDQLERIGASMEEYLAAEEKTEEQIDAELAEAATEGVKIQLLLDSLADAEDTQVSDDEFGHEIVHRAQRAGMAPQQYYDQLVRSGAAGAVFGDVRRGKALASVMEKIKIKDSAGNEVTLDALRAESEQAHDHEH